A part of Sulfurifustis variabilis genomic DNA contains:
- the argF gene encoding ornithine carbamoyltransferase, translating to MKPRHFLTLTDLSQEELGALVRRAIELKDLHRRRRPHTPLAGRTMAMIFEKSSTRTRVSFEAGMAQLGGASLFLSPRDTHLDRGEPVEDTARVMSRMVDVIVIRAHRHEMVERFAAHSRVPVINALTDRHHPCQLLADIQTWVEHRGEIAGRTAAWIGDGNNVCHSWMEAAQRFDFHLRVATPKGYAPDAAMVKAAGRHVTLTDDPQAAAEGADVVVTDTWASMGQESERAERLRAFEDYRVDRALMRLAAGNALFMHCLPAYREHEVTTDVLEGPQSVVWDEAENRMHAQKALLEFLLAGE from the coding sequence GTGAAGCCGCGCCACTTCCTGACCCTGACGGATCTCAGCCAGGAAGAACTGGGGGCGCTCGTCCGGCGCGCGATCGAGCTCAAGGACCTGCACCGCCGCCGCCGGCCGCACACGCCGCTCGCCGGCCGCACCATGGCGATGATCTTCGAGAAGTCCTCGACCCGCACGCGCGTCTCGTTCGAGGCCGGCATGGCGCAGCTCGGCGGCGCGAGCCTCTTTCTCTCGCCGCGCGACACGCACCTCGACCGCGGCGAGCCGGTGGAAGACACGGCGCGGGTGATGTCGCGCATGGTGGACGTGATCGTGATCCGCGCGCACCGGCACGAGATGGTCGAGCGCTTCGCGGCGCACTCGCGCGTGCCGGTGATCAACGCGCTCACGGACAGGCACCACCCGTGCCAGCTGCTCGCCGACATCCAGACCTGGGTGGAGCACCGGGGCGAGATCGCCGGGCGCACCGCCGCGTGGATCGGCGACGGCAACAACGTCTGCCACTCCTGGATGGAGGCCGCGCAGCGGTTCGATTTTCACCTGCGCGTCGCCACCCCGAAGGGGTACGCGCCGGACGCGGCGATGGTGAAGGCCGCGGGCCGCCACGTAACGCTGACCGACGACCCGCAGGCGGCCGCCGAGGGCGCGGACGTCGTCGTCACCGACACGTGGGCGAGCATGGGCCAGGAGAGCGAGAGGGCGGAGCGCCTGCGGGCGTTCGAGGATTACCGCGTCGACCGCGCGCTCATGCGCCTCGCCGCCGGGAACGCGTTGTTCATGCACTGCCTGCCGGCCTACCGCGAGCACGAGGTGACCACCGACGTGCTCGAAGGCCCGCAGAGCGTCGTGTGGGACGAGGCGGAGAACCGGATGCACGCGCAGAAGGCGCTCCTCGAGTTCCTGCTCGCCGGCGAGTGA
- a CDS encoding ABC transporter ATP-binding protein, translating to MPEPLRRPPDGMLTLSEIECRYDDALVVRGLSMEVARGTIACLLGPSGCGKTTVLRAIAGFHPVDRGEIRLSGRVVSRPGFVLPPERRRLGMVFQDHALFPHLTVADNVGFGLRRAAAAVRRKTVERVLETVGLAAMARRYPHELSGGQQQRVALARALAPQPDLILLDEPFSNLDVELRERLSGEVHDILKRQGTTAVLVTHDQHEAFALGEQIGVMREGRILQWDTAYNLYHEPNCRFVADFIGQGVFLPGTLLAPDTVETELGIYRGNRAYPWGKGARIEVLLRPDDIVPDPDGPLRAAVTQKAFKGAEILYTLRLSSGGNVLALFPSHADHPIGALVGVRVQADHLVAFPSPDSASRTGTAPN from the coding sequence ATGCCTGAACCATTGCGCCGTCCGCCCGACGGAATGCTCACCCTCAGCGAGATCGAATGCCGCTACGACGACGCGCTCGTCGTGCGCGGACTGTCCATGGAGGTCGCGCGCGGCACGATCGCGTGCCTGCTCGGCCCCAGCGGCTGCGGCAAGACCACCGTGCTGCGCGCGATCGCCGGCTTCCACCCCGTCGACCGGGGCGAGATCCGGCTTTCCGGCCGCGTCGTCTCCCGCCCGGGCTTCGTGCTCCCGCCGGAGAGGCGCCGGCTCGGGATGGTGTTCCAGGACCATGCGCTCTTCCCCCACCTCACGGTCGCCGACAACGTCGGCTTCGGCCTGCGCAGGGCGGCCGCCGCGGTGCGCCGCAAGACCGTGGAACGGGTGCTCGAGACCGTCGGCCTCGCCGCGATGGCGCGGCGGTATCCGCACGAGCTTTCCGGCGGGCAGCAGCAGCGCGTGGCGCTGGCGCGCGCGCTCGCGCCGCAGCCGGACCTGATCCTGCTCGACGAGCCGTTCTCCAACCTGGACGTCGAGCTGCGGGAGCGGCTTTCCGGCGAGGTGCACGACATCCTCAAGCGCCAGGGCACGACGGCCGTGCTCGTCACCCACGACCAGCACGAGGCGTTCGCCCTCGGCGAACAGATCGGCGTCATGCGGGAAGGCCGCATCCTGCAGTGGGACACGGCGTACAACCTCTACCACGAGCCGAACTGCCGCTTCGTGGCCGACTTCATCGGCCAGGGGGTGTTCCTGCCGGGCACGCTGCTCGCGCCCGATACGGTCGAGACGGAGCTCGGGATCTACCGGGGCAACCGGGCTTATCCCTGGGGCAAGGGCGCGCGCATCGAGGTGCTGCTGCGCCCGGACGACATCGTGCCCGACCCGGACGGGCCCCTGCGGGCGGCGGTGACCCAGAAGGCCTTCAAGGGCGCGGAGATCCTTTATACCCTGCGGCTGTCGAGCGGCGGGAACGTCCTCGCCCTGTTTCCCAGCCACGCGGACCACCCGATCGGGGCGCTCGTCGGGGTGCGCGTGCAGGCCGACCACCTGGTGGCCTTCCCGTCGCCGGATTCAGCGTCCCGGACGGGAACCGCGCCGAACTGA